AATATCTTTATTAAGACATTCTACAGGGTTCACTGGTTTTTAAAGGAAGCTGTCCCATTGTTTATGATTGGTACTCTCGCTCTGTTTATCGCAACTAAATTGGGGGTACTGTCTTTTGTGGAAAAAATGGGCGCCCCGGTTATTAAAAATTTTTTGGGATTGCCTATTGAGACAACGCACGGTTTTATTTTGGGGTTTTTACGGAGGGATTACGGCGCTGTAAGTATCTTTGATGCCCTTCAGGAAAAAGGGGGGAATGCAGGCATAGATCCCAAACAACTCTTAGTTTCCTTAGTTGTAATTACCTTATTTATCCCATGCCTTGCAAACTTTTTTGTGATGATTAAAGAACAGGGGACGAAGAATGCATTTCTTATGTTTGCATTTATCTTGCCATATTCAATTCTTATTGGTGGTATTCTCCGCATTATTTTACAGCAGTTCTAAGAAATGGAAATAAGGGGAAAGATAGTATCCATTCACGGTAATAGTGCCGAAGTGTGTATTATCCTGGAAAATAAAGCATGCGGAAGTTGTTCTACATGCCCCAAAAAGATGGGTATACAGGATATGGTGCAGGTAGCTGTGGTAGAAGGAGTTCAGGTTGGACAAGAGGTTGTATTGCGTAGCAATAAAAATTGGTTTACTAAAAATACATGGATTATTATAGTGATTACCTTTGTGCTGGGGTTGATAATAATAGAGACAATATCTATGGTTATATCGTTCGGCGCTTACCGTAAAAATATTGATATACTCGGGGCCAGTATCGTTACGGTAATTGTTTCGATTATAGTATGGTTGAAGAGGCCGCAATATCTTTTTAGAATAGAATTGACAAAAAGGGGAAAAACATAGTTATGGCTGATACCTGTCAGGAAGAGATCCTTGAGTTGATATGGACAATGGAAGAAGAAAATGACAAAGTTGATAAGGATGTATTACTGAAAAAAGTAGATCTTCCCGATGCAGAACGTCATATAAAAGCCCTCGTTGAAGAGAGCTATATTATCATAACCAATAAAAAAGTACAGCTTACGAAAAAAGGAAGGGTTGATGCTCGTCTAATTATCAGAAGACATCGCCTTGCTGAAAGATTATTACATGACGTCCTGGAAGTAAAAGAAGATACCATGGATTCCAGCGCATGTAAATTTGAACATTTTCTGGATGAAGAAGTCACGGCCAGTATATGCACATTACTAGGTCACCCGGTAAGCTGTCCTCATGGAAAGGCTATTCCGCCGGGTGATTGCTGTGAGAAAGCAAATAAGGAGATAAGGCCGGTTGTAATGCCATTAACAGAGTTAAGGTCCGGAGATGAGGCAAGGATATCCTATATCGTGACAAAATATCATCAACGGTTAGATAAACTTTCATCAATGGGTTTAGTACCCGGAGTTCAAATCCGGCTTCATCAAAGACAACCAACCTATGTTATCCAGATGGGTGAGACACAAATTGCACTCGATAGTGCTATTGCACAAAGTATTTACGTTCGCCTTATTTAATCTTGTTTTTTTCTTTTGGCTTGACAATACCGTATAGGTGTGATATTAATTCCACACCATGAAGACAATAAAAAACGCTTGCATGCTTATCTTTTGTGTATGTTTTCTTTTTATATCCGGAGGCTATAGAGCTACTTTTGCTGTTGGGATACAACAACCGGTCGTGCCTGCAAACCCTAATCCTGATCAAAAATCACTTCTTTTTGCAGCAAAAGAAGCGGATAATGTTGTTATTTACAGAAAAGATATAATTGCTCATTCTGCTGAACTGAAAAAAGGATTAAAAACAGATGAAGAAGGGTTCAAAACGGTTAAAAATACCACAATAAAAAACCAGGAGAAACCGAACTTAGAGGTTGTTCATACCTATATAAAAGAGGGAAAAAAAGATGAAGCAAGAAATATGCTCTCTGAGATTTTTATGAATAAACAAATACCGGAAAAGCAGAACGAAATAAAGGAATTATTGGACAAACTCAACGAAGAATTGATCTTTTCTCCTTCATCTTCCTCTGATGCTATTCTGTATACAGTCCAGCCTGGGGATGTTCTTGCAAAGATTGCAAAGAAATTTACCACGAATTATGAATTAATCATGAGAATCAATGGCAAACCTACAACGAGATTAAATATAGGGGAAAGACTAAAGATACTTACGGGAAAGACAAAAATACTTGTTAGTAAGAGTGATTTTACCCTTACCTTGTTACTCAATAACCATTATGTAAAACAGTATAGAATCTGTATAGGGAAAGACGATAAAACTCCTGTTGGAATATTTGAAGTAAAAAACAAGATGAAAGAACCTACCTGGTACTCACCACAGGGTGGGGTGTTTCCTTACGGGCATAAAGAAAATATTCTCGGTACACGATGGATAGGTTTTAAAGATAAACCCAATCTCTATGGTTTTGGGATTCATGGTACAACGCTTCCTGAATCAATTGGTACGGCAGCATCAAATGGTTGTGTGAGAATGGTGAATAGTGATGTGGAAGAGTTATATGATTTTGTAACACAAGATACTGAAATCATTATTCAGTGATATGGCCTTGTGTTGGGAAACGAACCGGAAGGCAAAGAAACAATACAGTAGTATCTTAAAACAAATACTATGGAATGGAAGATAAACAGGGGTTCGAAAGGGTGTATCATGTGCGATAAGAAATTTTCTGATGATGAAGAATATTACTCTGCTCTTTTCGATGAAAATAATGCCTTTACCCGTAAAGATTTTTGTATCGCATGTTGGGATAAAGATAAACAAGAGCATCTTTTCTCATTTTGGAAAACAAAAGTACCAAAAAAGGATAAACCCGTTCAAAGATTTATCAGTACGGAAGTGTTGCTCGATATGTT
The genomic region above belongs to Candidatus Jettenia caeni and contains:
- a CDS encoding putative iron dependent repressor produces the protein MADTCQEEILELIWTMEEENDKVDKDVLLKKVDLPDAERHIKALVEESYIIITNKKVQLTKKGRVDARLIIRRHRLAERLLHDVLEVKEDTMDSSACKFEHFLDEEVTASICTLLGHPVSCPHGKAIPPGDCCEKANKEIRPVVMPLTELRSGDEARISYIVTKYHQRLDKLSSMGLVPGVQIRLHQRQPTYVIQMGETQIALDSAIAQSIYVRLI